The Nanoarchaeota archaeon genome has a segment encoding these proteins:
- the uvrA gene encoding excinuclease ABC subunit UvrA, with protein MQDDKIIIRGAREHNLKNIDVAIPRNKLVVITGVSGSGKSTLAFDTLYAEGQRRYVESLSPYARQFLGLMNKPDVDSIDGLSPAISIDQKTTSKNPRSTVGTVTEIYDYLRLLFARIGHPHCPVCGDEIRPQSVDEIVEQIMKMPEGTKVQILSPVIRQRKGEYTTLVKEFLKKGFTKIRVNGVPENSNEEIRLDKQKKHSIEIIVDRLVIGPEIKTRLSDSVETALREAEGLVLIVEGRENPSDFQAISKLKREASTFERKNETLYSQKFACPKDNVSLPEFTPRMFSFNSPFGACPECQGLGVKLEFDVDLIIPDKNITIREGAIKPWSGSFKSFYMQRLEAVAEQYGFRADTPIKDLKKEELNIILYGSGGEKVRTEYLQESGSSWVTNTVFEGVVNNLKRLYSETKSEARKEEIMEYMRENPCMMCRGKRLKKEVLAVTVAEKSIMEITGMPIKNCLEFFDSLSNKLTERERTIAKLILKEINARLEFMMNVGLDYLTLSRASGTLSGGEAQRIRLATQIGSNLVGVMYVLDEPSIGLHQRDNTKLIGTLKRLRDLGNTVIVVEHDEETMIASDHLIDMGPGAGVHGGHVVAEGTPEEIMRNEKSLTGQYLVGKKSIPLPERRRAFSKCLIINGASENNLKNIDVRIPLGVLVCITGVSGSGKSTLITDTLYAALMHRLYGSRETVGRYKSLEGIHNIDKVIAVDQSPIGRTPRSNPATYTKLFGDIRDLFAITPDARQRGYGPGRFSFNVPVGRCSACEGEGVIKIEMHFLADIYMPCEVCKGKRYSSETLEVKYKGKSIADVLDMTVDEAFTFFEAVPNISRKLETLRDVGLGYMKLGQPATTLSGGEAQRIKLTSELSKRGTGRTMYILDEPTTGLHFDDVKKLLSVLNRLAERGNTVVVIEHNLDVIKTADWVIDLGPDGGDAGGRVIAAGTPEEVAGFAQSYTGHFLKKVLNHSPTSLGSKASSDSEMILKATQARESDEEVDELE; from the coding sequence AATATCTATTGATCAAAAAACCACAAGCAAGAACCCGCGCTCAACTGTGGGGACTGTAACTGAAATTTATGATTATTTGCGCCTTCTTTTTGCAAGAATCGGCCATCCTCACTGCCCTGTCTGCGGCGATGAAATCAGGCCGCAAAGCGTGGATGAAATCGTTGAGCAAATCATGAAAATGCCCGAAGGCACAAAGGTCCAGATACTGTCGCCGGTCATTCGCCAGAGAAAGGGCGAATACACAACGCTTGTCAAAGAATTCTTAAAAAAAGGATTCACAAAAATCCGTGTGAATGGAGTGCCCGAGAATTCAAATGAAGAAATAAGGCTTGACAAACAGAAAAAGCACAGCATTGAAATCATTGTTGACCGGCTCGTCATCGGCCCCGAAATAAAGACACGGCTTTCTGATTCGGTAGAAACCGCGCTGCGCGAGGCAGAAGGGCTTGTTCTTATTGTTGAAGGTCGTGAAAATCCTTCGGATTTTCAAGCCATTTCAAAGTTGAAGCGCGAAGCTTCAACATTTGAAAGAAAAAACGAGACGCTTTACAGCCAGAAATTCGCATGCCCAAAAGACAACGTATCCTTGCCTGAATTCACTCCGCGAATGTTCTCGTTTAACAGCCCTTTCGGCGCTTGCCCCGAATGCCAGGGACTTGGAGTGAAGCTGGAATTTGATGTCGACCTGATAATCCCTGACAAAAATATTACAATCCGCGAAGGCGCGATTAAGCCCTGGAGCGGAAGCTTCAAATCATTCTATATGCAAAGGCTCGAAGCTGTTGCAGAGCAATATGGCTTCAGAGCAGACACGCCGATAAAAGACCTCAAAAAGGAAGAGCTAAACATTATTCTTTATGGCTCGGGCGGCGAGAAAGTAAGAACCGAATACCTGCAAGAGTCCGGAAGCAGCTGGGTAACAAATACTGTCTTTGAAGGTGTGGTGAACAATCTCAAGCGGCTCTATTCCGAGACAAAATCAGAAGCGCGCAAAGAAGAAATAATGGAATACATGCGCGAGAATCCGTGCATGATGTGCCGCGGAAAAAGGCTGAAAAAAGAAGTGCTTGCAGTGACTGTTGCTGAAAAGTCCATAATGGAAATAACTGGCATGCCGATCAAAAACTGCCTTGAATTTTTCGACAGCCTTAGCAACAAGCTGACTGAACGCGAAAGGACAATTGCAAAGCTCATATTGAAAGAGATAAACGCGCGCCTTGAATTCATGATGAATGTGGGCCTGGATTATTTGACTCTATCGCGCGCGTCGGGAACATTATCCGGCGGCGAGGCGCAGCGGATAAGGCTTGCAACGCAGATTGGCTCAAACCTTGTCGGCGTGATGTATGTCCTGGATGAGCCAAGTATCGGGCTGCACCAGCGCGACAATACAAAACTAATAGGCACGCTAAAGCGCCTGCGCGACTTGGGAAATACCGTAATAGTTGTAGAGCATGACGAAGAAACCATGATTGCTTCGGATCATTTGATTGACATGGGTCCGGGCGCAGGAGTGCACGGCGGACATGTTGTCGCAGAGGGAACGCCTGAAGAAATTATGCGAAACGAAAAATCGCTGACAGGACAGTATCTTGTCGGGAAAAAATCAATACCTTTGCCTGAAAGAAGGCGCGCCTTCAGCAAGTGCCTGATAATAAATGGCGCATCAGAAAACAACCTGAAAAATATTGATGTTCGAATTCCGCTTGGAGTCCTTGTGTGCATCACAGGCGTGTCAGGCTCTGGAAAATCAACGCTGATTACAGACACGCTGTACGCTGCATTGATGCATAGATTGTATGGCTCGCGCGAAACTGTCGGAAGATACAAATCGCTTGAAGGCATCCACAATATTGACAAAGTTATTGCAGTAGACCAATCCCCGATTGGAAGAACGCCAAGGTCTAATCCTGCGACATACACCAAATTATTCGGAGACATCAGGGATTTGTTCGCAATAACTCCGGATGCACGGCAGCGCGGCTATGGCCCCGGACGCTTCAGCTTTAATGTTCCTGTCGGCAGATGCAGCGCGTGCGAAGGTGAAGGTGTGATAAAAATCGAGATGCATTTTCTGGCAGATATATACATGCCCTGCGAAGTGTGCAAGGGAAAGCGCTATTCATCAGAAACCCTTGAAGTGAAATACAAGGGAAAATCAATTGCAGATGTGCTTGATATGACTGTAGATGAGGCATTTACGTTCTTTGAAGCAGTGCCTAATATCTCGAGAAAGTTAGAGACTTTGCGCGATGTTGGCCTTGGCTACATGAAACTCGGACAGCCTGCGACAACTTTATCAGGAGGCGAGGCGCAAAGAATTAAACTGACATCAGAGCTTTCAAAAAGAGGAACCGGAAGAACTATGTATATACTGGATGAGCCGACAACAGGATTGCATTTTGACGACGTGAAAAAGCTTCTTTCTGTGCTAAACAGGCTTGCAGAACGCGGGAACACTGTTGTTGTAATCGAGCACAATCTTGATGTCATAAAAACCGCAGACTGGGTGATTGATTTGGGGCCTGATGGCGGCGACGCCGGAGGGCGCGTGATTGCCGCCGGTACGCCGGAGGAAGTTGCGGGATTCGCGCAGTCCTACACAGGGCATTTTTTGAAAAAGGTTTTGAACCATTCACCAACGTCTTTGGGTTCAAAAGCTTCGAGCGATAGCGAGATGATTTTGAAAGCGACTCAGGCGCGGGAAAGCGATGAGGAAGTGGATGAGTTGGAATGA
- a CDS encoding zinc-ribbon domain-containing protein, with protein sequence MLKKLTIEKMKKIAVSRGGLCLSDSYITAKTKIRWRCKGGHEWTASPDSVKHGAWCPKCAVKANGIKKRLTIEELKKIAISRGGLCLSETYVNAKTKLHWRCKENHERVSTPLSVKYAGTWCPICAIEVRTNKKVYARAPETAKKPFKHSSQHIH encoded by the coding sequence ATGTTAAAGAAATTAACGATTGAAAAAATGAAAAAGATTGCAGTATCTCGTGGGGGATTGTGTCTTTCTGATAGCTATATTACTGCTAAAACAAAAATCCGTTGGCGTTGTAAGGGAGGACATGAATGGACTGCAAGTCCAGATAGTGTAAAACATGGCGCATGGTGTCCAAAATGTGCCGTTAAAGCAAATGGAATAAAAAAACGATTAACTATTGAAGAACTGAAAAAAATAGCAATCTCTCGTGGCGGGTTATGCCTTTCTGAAACATATGTAAATGCAAAAACTAAACTTCATTGGAGATGTAAAGAGAATCATGAGCGGGTTAGTACACCGCTAAGTGTGAAATATGCGGGTACTTGGTGCCCTATTTGCGCTATTGAAGTTAGAACGAATAAAAAAGTGTATGCGCGCGCACCAGAAACTGCTAAAAAACCTTTTAAACATTCTAGTCAACACATACACTGA
- a CDS encoding Fic family protein, producing MEKISKEIIKQVIEIIKDLHKTATGYEPEKNLRSESDLEHIVYEAIKLGQKISHGNDRNPNNAEVGTFLMHEITTRHPFFDGNKRTALMTFLYFRYIELSINLTFEKIDVHFPKSWDNKDDKVVNFMLELAQRKYTYDEALKFVRETFK from the coding sequence ATGGAAAAAATCTCAAAAGAAATCATTAAACAAGTAATAGAAATAATCAAAGATCTGCACAAAACTGCAACAGGATATGAACCGGAAAAGAATTTGAGGAGCGAAAGCGATTTGGAGCACATAGTGTACGAGGCAATAAAACTGGGGCAAAAGATATCTCACGGAAACGATCGGAATCCAAATAATGCGGAAGTCGGAACATTTTTAATGCATGAAATCACCACAAGGCACCCTTTCTTTGATGGCAATAAAAGAACTGCATTAATGACTTTTTTGTATTTTAGGTACATTGAATTAAGTATAAATTTAACTTTTGAAAAAATTGATGTTCATTTCCCGAAGTCTTGGGATAACAAAGACGATAAAGTCGTCAATTTTATGCTTGAGCTTGCTCAAAGAAAGTATACGTACGACGAAGCATTAAAATTCGTTAGAGAAACATTTAAATAA
- a CDS encoding GTP-binding protein, translating into MLSRLRKMLNSFISKIFGKKKDIKIGLYGPVNAGKTTLANRICMDWLGEELGTASAIPHETREIQMKEKVTIEHNGKSMTFNLVDTPGIATKIDFEDFLKFGMKAKEAKQRAKEATKGVIEAIKWLDNMDLVLVVIDSTQDPMNQVNITLLGNLDARKIPVLVVGNKIDLKKASIETVKEAFPNYETIGISAKEGINIKEFYAKLFDMI; encoded by the coding sequence ATGCTCTCAAGATTAAGAAAAATGCTCAATTCTTTTATTTCAAAAATCTTCGGCAAAAAGAAAGATATAAAAATCGGCCTCTACGGTCCTGTCAATGCCGGAAAGACAACGCTTGCAAACAGAATATGCATGGACTGGCTTGGCGAAGAGCTTGGCACTGCGTCTGCAATCCCTCATGAAACGCGCGAAATCCAGATGAAAGAAAAGGTCACAATCGAGCACAATGGAAAATCAATGACATTTAATCTTGTTGACACGCCAGGAATCGCAACAAAAATCGATTTCGAAGACTTTTTAAAATTCGGAATGAAGGCAAAAGAAGCGAAACAGCGCGCAAAAGAAGCTACAAAAGGCGTTATAGAAGCGATAAAGTGGCTCGATAATATGGACCTTGTTCTTGTGGTCATTGATTCAACTCAGGATCCGATGAACCAGGTGAACATCACACTTCTTGGCAACCTTGACGCAAGAAAAATTCCTGTGCTTGTTGTCGGAAACAAGATTGACCTGAAAAAGGCAAGTATAGAAACTGTAAAGGAAGCATTCCCGAACTATGAAACAATAGGCATAAGCGCAAAGGAAGGCATCAACATAAAGGAATTCTACGCAAAGCTATTCGACATGATTTAA
- a CDS encoding DUF2073 domain-containing protein yields the protein MINLKIKFIPYEKTTGDNFGKLIKDLKKDTIILIDAKLSPAHEAELIKITMEHISEKFAGIELSSIEVMPEKGSASSKIRDFLFQITTGKKRGMTVIGPARIIRKIEKNPQELLVYV from the coding sequence ATGATTAATCTCAAGATAAAGTTCATACCGTATGAAAAGACAACGGGCGATAATTTCGGAAAGCTGATAAAAGATCTGAAAAAAGACACCATAATACTAATTGATGCAAAACTATCGCCCGCACATGAGGCAGAACTCATAAAAATAACAATGGAGCACATTTCTGAAAAATTTGCAGGCATTGAATTAAGCTCTATTGAAGTAATGCCTGAAAAGGGCAGTGCATCTAGCAAAATAAGGGATTTCCTGTTTCAGATAACCACTGGAAAAAAGCGAGGCATGACCGTTATAGGCCCTGCCAGAATAATACGTAAAATCGAAAAGAATCCGCAAGAGCTGCTAGTATATGTCTGA
- a CDS encoding Zn-ribbon domain-containing protein has product MPNKCTKCGKLHDDDANYLLTTGCDSCGGRFFFFVREGYVPEVEEEVSRITKKEMKEIERDIRSILPIRVWERKSIEIKDGKIKERKNKQEKGEQEEETVVLDIEAIRVIKPGKYRINVETLFNQKPIVVKVGAGKYEIDFSVIAEKFGATKK; this is encoded by the coding sequence ATGCCCAACAAATGCACAAAATGCGGGAAACTGCATGATGACGATGCCAATTATCTTCTCACTACAGGGTGTGATTCATGCGGCGGGCGGTTCTTTTTCTTTGTGAGAGAGGGTTATGTTCCTGAAGTCGAAGAGGAAGTGTCGCGCATAACTAAAAAGGAAATGAAAGAGATAGAACGAGATATTCGAAGCATACTGCCAATAAGGGTGTGGGAGAGAAAAAGCATAGAAATAAAAGATGGGAAAATAAAAGAACGTAAAAATAAACAAGAAAAAGGAGAACAAGAAGAAGAAACAGTTGTGCTTGATATCGAAGCAATAAGAGTCATAAAGCCCGGAAAATACCGGATAAATGTTGAAACCCTATTCAATCAGAAGCCCATTGTTGTTAAAGTGGGCGCGGGCAAATACGAGATAGACTTCTCAGTTATTGCGGAGAAATTCGGGGCAACTAAAAAATGA
- a CDS encoding U32 family peptidase — MTKVELLLPAGNENSLRAAVNNGADAVYLGMNRFNARQSAGNFNERNIASAIDYCHKRNVRVYVTFNTLVKNDELPEYFRLMNVAHSAKADALIIQDPCFVQIIKQNFPGMKIHLSTQTTTTNSASIPDGINRVVLAREISIAEIAEISKKYETECFVHGALCFSYSGQCLFSSIAGGRSGNRGMCAQPCRMKYNNKYALSTMDLCLLEKIPELINAGFSSLKVEGRMRSPLYVATVARIYRKYIEAYYGGAFSVNNKTIDKKDLEELMLAFNREFTTGFSFCDSILDSGKPMNRGIFLGTLQQGKLKLRTNLKVGDGVGIWISDKVVGCTQNKITKDGANVLEANDGDIIELDTLGAPDGSPVYKTSSVDMKFALGDEIMPINANLQKTKITLPQFENIANNDGVKIFAKCYNKTSALLSDKSGADVVYYDVQKADCSEVKKQLKNSKFFVYTPRILSDTQIIEIAEKIKEIKPEGVLVGNRGLLRFLEGYELHLDYSFNCFNDIDLNFYRGVPIISPELNFKEVSALKNKRIIVLAHGDIVIMNSRQKLKAPELVDEEGRHFRVRNNNGITEIINSKQLGLFNKARNYLDSGINYFYIDTENDADKFVRIYRKILSGEQFDDKKIKKGYTTGHFDRGVA, encoded by the coding sequence ATGACTAAAGTCGAGCTCCTGCTGCCGGCAGGAAACGAGAACAGCCTTCGAGCGGCAGTAAACAACGGCGCAGACGCGGTATATCTTGGCATGAACCGGTTTAACGCGCGGCAGTCCGCAGGCAATTTTAATGAAAGAAACATAGCATCCGCCATCGATTATTGCCATAAAAGAAATGTCAGAGTATATGTAACATTCAATACACTCGTAAAAAACGACGAACTTCCCGAATATTTCCGGTTAATGAATGTGGCCCATTCTGCAAAAGCAGATGCATTAATAATACAAGATCCATGCTTTGTTCAGATAATAAAACAGAACTTTCCAGGCATGAAAATCCATCTTTCAACACAGACAACAACCACGAACAGCGCATCAATTCCTGATGGCATCAACCGCGTAGTGCTTGCGCGCGAGATTTCAATCGCAGAAATTGCAGAAATCTCGAAAAAATATGAAACAGAATGTTTTGTGCACGGAGCGCTTTGTTTTTCATACAGCGGCCAGTGCCTGTTCTCATCCATTGCCGGCGGAAGAAGCGGAAACCGCGGAATGTGCGCCCAGCCATGCAGGATGAAGTACAATAACAAATATGCCTTGAGCACAATGGATTTGTGCCTGCTTGAAAAGATTCCGGAATTAATCAATGCAGGCTTCTCATCATTAAAGGTAGAAGGCAGGATGCGCAGCCCGCTTTATGTGGCTACAGTTGCGCGGATTTACAGAAAATATATTGAAGCATATTATGGCGGAGCTTTTTCAGTTAATAATAAAACAATTGATAAAAAAGATCTCGAAGAACTAATGCTTGCGTTCAACCGCGAATTCACAACAGGATTTAGCTTTTGCGACAGCATTCTTGATTCCGGAAAGCCTATGAACCGCGGCATATTTCTTGGAACGCTCCAACAGGGCAAACTGAAACTGAGAACGAATCTAAAAGTTGGCGACGGCGTCGGCATCTGGATTAGCGATAAAGTTGTTGGTTGCACGCAGAACAAAATCACAAAAGACGGCGCGAATGTACTGGAGGCAAACGATGGCGATATCATAGAACTCGATACACTGGGCGCGCCTGATGGCAGCCCGGTATACAAGACGTCTTCGGTTGATATGAAATTCGCGCTTGGTGATGAAATAATGCCGATTAATGCGAATCTGCAAAAAACAAAAATTACCCTGCCACAGTTTGAAAATATTGCAAATAACGACGGCGTCAAAATCTTTGCAAAATGCTACAACAAAACATCCGCGCTTTTATCTGACAAATCAGGAGCTGATGTGGTATATTACGATGTTCAAAAAGCCGATTGCTCGGAAGTAAAAAAGCAATTGAAAAACTCCAAATTTTTTGTTTACACGCCGCGCATTCTTTCGGATACGCAGATTATTGAAATCGCAGAAAAAATAAAAGAGATAAAGCCGGAAGGCGTTCTTGTCGGAAACCGCGGACTTTTGAGATTTCTTGAAGGGTATGAACTGCATCTGGATTATTCGTTCAACTGTTTCAATGATATTGACCTGAATTTCTATCGCGGCGTGCCCATAATTTCGCCGGAATTGAATTTCAAGGAAGTTTCTGCGCTCAAAAACAAGCGCATTATTGTCCTTGCGCATGGCGATATTGTGATTATGAACAGCAGGCAGAAATTGAAAGCGCCAGAGCTTGTTGATGAAGAAGGCAGGCATTTTCGAGTCAGAAATAACAATGGAATAACAGAAATCATTAACTCAAAGCAATTGGGATTGTTCAATAAGGCGCGCAATTATCTCGATTCCGGCATAAACTATTTCTATATTGACACTGAGAATGATGCGGATAAATTTGTGCGCATCTACCGCAAAATCCTTTCAGGCGAGCAGTTCGACGACAAAAAAATCAAAAAAGGATATACTACGGGGCATTTTGACAGGGGAGTGGCTTAA